The window tcaaattaattttttatttaaaaaaatgttagatTTTATGTCCCCTCCTTCTAAACTACATGAACTAAAGCTAAAAAAGAAACATCCCATTAAATCTCACAGATCAAAATATAAGAGCAAATGTGGACTTTTACAGTTACAGGCACACAAACAAGATCATACCAATTTCCAAAAGACTTGCAAAGCATaatagaacaaaagaaaaatacctGAGCCATCATCAATGCCACAAAGACACCAGCGGTAATTGGATCTAATGGGCCTAGATCACCCGCTGGTCTTGTAGATCGGACACGCTCGCCAACCTTCCACATGCGGGTCTGGTCAATTTTACCCATGGGGAAAGCAGGTAGACCCTCTTTCTCCTGCAAAACGTAAATATAATTTAAAGCCCCTTGCATAAAGCTGATTACCATACATGGAAAGTGAACATGCCCTTACATAAAAACGTCGGCCAGCCAGAACAACACTGCGAATCTCACTACCACTGGCTACATCCTCATAGCATTCATACAAAATCTCCATGCACGGGTAATAAGAAGCACTATATGCCTTTTCAAAATTGCTTTTCCCAGTATCATCTAAAGCATAGTATACAGCCCGCATGCCCTATACAAACCAATCAGTGTAAGAAGTTAATGTCAGCTCACATTTATCCCTGCACCAGTATATGCTCCGGAAGATGAGCCAAAAGATGAGGATGAAAATACAACCTTAGATGATATGGTTTTAGATATAATTCCTGTTATGCTCTCAACAGTGTTCTTATAGGCTAGGTCTTCGGAAATTCCATGTTCAGTGTATTTTCTAAACAAGGCTTCCACAACTCCATGAACAGCACCAAGTAAAATTCCTATAAACCACAAGGGCAATAGTTATGAAGTAATTACAAAGGACATCTTCAAGAACAGCAGTCAGCAAAACAGAATAACGCGGAAAGTTCTTACCTCTCTCCCCAAAGATATCACTCTTGTATTCCTGCTCCAGTGTAGTGGCAAAAGTGAATGGGGAACCAAGGGCAACTGACCATCCAAGAGCAACATCAGTAGCTCTACCATCCACATCCTGCATATAAGAGAGTAACCCaaccaaaataaattaaacaaccaACAAAGAGAGGCAAGAGAGCCGCAATCAAATGAAGCATAGAAAGACTGGCCAAGAGTGAAAGAGAGATTACCTGGTGAACTGCGAAACTTGAATTAATTCCAGCACCATTtatatcttttccttgtacatAGAGTCTCCTTACTGATGGACCCATTCCCTTTGGGCACACAGCAATTACACTAATGTTCTTTGGAAAATCAAGTCCCAACGACTGCAAATGCCCAAGAAGAAACCCATGGGACAGCCCAAGTATGCTGTTTGATTTCATATAGGAGAAAATTTTTTCATAGTTATCTGCCTGCATGACAAAGAGAAAGAGTTGATTAAAAAGTATCATTGGGAAGAAAATtgaaacacaacataaaaataaatttaaaaataaaaactagaaaATCATTAGGAACCGCTAAATCATATTAGTGATTTGCATACTAAGAACTCTTTTCCACTTGCACAACTATAGTGCAATAAACAGTTGACAGAATATGAGCATATAACTTACTTTGAATCAATTTCCTGTTGATTGTTATTTAAGAGGATAACTTATTAAATTAATCAGAACAGTATACAAGTCCTATAGATGGTGGTGgaccaaaaacaaaaataagggatAGAGATGGAATATGGTGGCAAGCTACAAGTTCAGCATGCCAcaagaaaaagaagcaacaaTAGAGTAGGAGCAGCAGAGGACCTAATACCAACAGGGCGTGCAACACATGGTGGCCTGGGATGTTGGGAATGAAGTTTGAAGCGCAGTCTGACAATCTGACCATATGTAATGAATAATATCCAAACACTTTCAACTAACAAGAAGACACTTCTAGTTTCTGCTTATTCAGGCTGAAAGATTATCCAACAAGTATACccaataataattttacaaaatagaACTTTTTAGTTGCTTACCAACAATGTGAATATGCGATTATGTTAATCCCAAGTCCATAGCATATAAGCAATGTGTTGTACGGCTCAAATATGATACCGTACAACAAGGAAAAGTTGGTTATTGTTATTGCCGTAAAAACTTTAACTGTATCATCCATATAGCCTCACAATCAGGAAAAAATATTACAAGTCCTAGTTATTAAAGACAACCACAAAGAGTTATTATTATGACTGCAAATACTTTATCGAAATCACATAGTCTGGCCATTTGGGATGGCATTTTAACAACCAAAAGTTTCATCAGTATGAAAAAATAATGAGAAATGAATCCTAGTAGAAAACACAGAGCAAAACAAGTActgggaaaaaagaaaaaggaaaaaaaatctagAGCATCAACTCAAAATAAACTCACCTGTGCAGCATCAGAAATTAACAGCAACACAAGATCGCTGCCGGAGACAGTTTCCCATATGTCACCTAGAGTCCCATTCTCCTCAGAAAAACCAGCCGCTCGAGCTTCAGCAAATGACCGAGAACCTTTCCTGAGCCCAATCTGCGTTCACAAAAAGAAGggccaaaaaaagaagaaaacatatgAAACATTGTTTAAGTGTTTAACAGCAGGCAACTCAAACCTGGCACACCATATACACTAATGCAAGAGCAGACACCAAAACAACAACCCAGGAAATGAACCCAAAAATCTCACCTTGACCACAATATCAGACTTAGCTTCAGCAAGCGAGTCCCTGAGATTCTGAGCCTGAGCAGGTCCCTGAAAAGGACCGTACCAAGTTAACAATCCTATTACAATTAGGGATTATGTAATCATCTAGAACAAACATGCACCCCAAAAAAACACATATTAATCAAGTATTTGTCCGAATATAAACTCAGATAAATGAACCACATTAAGCATTCAGTATGAGAGAGAATAATGAATCACCTGCGATCCCCAACCGATAACACCAATCTGCTTAATCCCTTTGAAAGCATCTGGTAACAAATGGAACAAATCCCTACCTCCTTTCACGATATACTGCAGAAACGAAACAAAATCGT is drawn from Arachis hypogaea cultivar Tifrunner chromosome 12, arahy.Tifrunner.gnm2.J5K5, whole genome shotgun sequence and contains these coding sequences:
- the LOC112726657 gene encoding ketol-acid reductoisomerase, chloroplastic: MAAATSFSATITANPETLSGPVAGRTLAVANANANGNVSFRQSLSSSSSKLSFGSLKCSRRNSTGALGACMVSAPAVKAPVSLDFDTSVFKKEKISLAGHDEYIVKGGRDLFHLLPDAFKGIKQIGVIGWGSQGPAQAQNLRDSLAEAKSDIVVKIGLRKGSRSFAEARAAGFSEENGTLGDIWETVSGSDLVLLLISDAAQADNYEKIFSYMKSNSILGLSHGFLLGHLQSLGLDFPKNISVIAVCPKGMGPSVRRLYVQGKDINGAGINSSFAVHQDVDGRATDVALGWSVALGSPFTFATTLEQEYKSDIFGERGILLGAVHGVVEALFRKYTEHGISEDLAYKNTVESITGIISKTISSKGMRAVYYALDDTGKSNFEKAYSASYYPCMEILYECYEDVASGSEIRSVVLAGRRFYEKEGLPAFPMGKIDQTRMWKVGERVRSTRPAGDLGPLDPITAGVFVALMMAQIEILRKKGHSYSEIINESLIEAVDSLNPFMHARGVSFMVDNCSTTARLGSRKWAPRFDYILTQQALVALEECAPINRDLISNFLSDPVHGAIEVCAQLRPTVDISVPPDADFVRPELRQSN